One Echeneis naucrates chromosome 16, fEcheNa1.1, whole genome shotgun sequence genomic window, CTGGAATATCCAGAGAGGATGCTGGAAGAGAGTTCAACTGCATCAAGGGAATTCCGTGGTCTCTCTGCCCAACCTCTGAGGATCTTTGTTAATCCTCAGATGAGGGTACTTGATGGACGGACCGTGCTCTTTCAGGAAGCCTGTGAAAGCATCTCAGGCTTCTCCGCTACAGTTCCTCGATACCTCTCTGTGGAAATCTCTGGTACACGTTTAGATTCTGTTATGTGCCAAATACAAAttcttttttacatgttcaGAAGGGAATATATCTGCATTTTAAGAGCATTAAGAATGTTAGTGAGGCTTCTGATTCTTCACTAAGTTTGTGATGCATTATAAAGTCTCCGCATTTTATTAATAGATGTGTTAGAGGGCTATTGCTAAATCCAAAAATTTTTGCACGCATGCATCCTCATTCTGCAGGTCTGAATGAAAACGGTGTAGCTGTTCTGTGGCAGGCCAGCGGCTGGCCAGCTCGAATTGTTCAACATGAGATGGATCATCTGGATGGGGTACTCTACATTGACCGTATGAACAGCAAGACATTCATCAACATCAACTGGCAGATGCACAATCaatagaaaacagaaaccaTAAACAGTGAATAAAGACCAATCATCAAACTGACGGCTAGCGATGACTCCGGCTTTGCTCCTGATAAGATAACAGGGTTTTGCGTtcggtttttttgtttgtttgtttgtttttgttcatttcctgttttagcACAGTGTCTGATCAAACTTTcaataaattatacattttggTTTCTGGTTGTGTTAAGAGCTGGGAATCagaatcataaaaaataaaaatctattacagtttttttaaatgatttagaGGAGGAACAGGGAAGAGATAACTTTTAAGTGTAAGCCAAGAGAATAGAGTTCTGTGGACGTTAGGATGTAAGGCAGGTAAAGATGCTTATGATATAATGAGTTTTGTCACCACTCATTCAACTCCGGTAAAAAGACTGTGACAAAAATCAGTACTCAAGAAGTTTCACAAGAACCTACATGAACGTGAGATCAAACTTGACATATCCTGAACATGAGCAGACATGACACAGCTCAGCATTCCAAatcagcggtccccaaccttttttgcacCACGGACCGGCCTTCaaggtgtggcggataaatgcaaccaaataaaatgatatgataGGCATAAAAActgctattttctaaatataattaacgtgaatccactgtgcattcgtatgcaactttattagcagcgtcctcgtaaCACCGCGCCAACAACATGAGTTGGGGACAGCTGTTCTAAATGACTGGTGGTCAGGTGATTTAGAGCACGTGCCATGGAATTTGCAGGGTTCAAATCCAGCCAAGAACATATACCCCAGGTcaccctcttccctctctcccagTTTCCTGTCAgttactaaaaataaaaaatattttttaagaatTCTAAATTACTAATAATATGGCAATAATAAGAATAACCTAATAGTGGTATTTAGTCTTTAGGACAGTTATGGatcagatttaatttaaattgctTCAAAAGCTGGCACCTCCTTTATTCATTTGATTATATTATGAGAATGggcaaaaaacattttgcattgaATCTTTTCCACTAAGCCCCAACCAACTTGGTCCTTTTTCCTCATATATTCACTATATGCTGCTTTATCAACTGAAATTTAGTCTAAAATATGtaattttaaaactgaaacgaTTCgttaaagagtttggtctacaaAGACCCATTGTCCCATTGTCTCTAGAAGTCCAGAAAAAAACCTGAGAAGTGCAACTACACTAGATAGTTTTTGGTTCATAGAACCACAAATGTATGGATAAAGAGTTAAAGGTGAACATTGTGAAATTGTAAAAATATGGTAACTTTGAGCAAAAGGACTTGGATATATCATTTTAACGTTTATAAAATGTGATGACCATTTCATACAACATTTTACCAACATTTTAccaatcaattaatcaattgaACACAAAAATAGGATTAAATGACAGTTACAACAAACATTagtttcacatctttttttttttttaacacagcgATTACATACAATTAGGAAGACAGCCACATAACTAGAGCCCACAATTAAAGGCAATACCATGTTCTCAGAGATCACTACTGTCGATTAGAGTTCAAAATGAGATTAAAAGAGAATCTTCACTGAGTTTCCAGCCAGTGTTCAttatgcagagagagagagagagctgatgTTTGCATATGTATTGTAAGTATTATACAGGTGAAGACAGACATCCATGGGCTTTGCAATGAAGTTATGTTTAAGTGACCCAAGGTCATAAACTATTATCACAAATTCAAGTCTCAACACACAAAGCTTAAAAATTATGGTGATGGCCATCTACAGAACAACAGAATAATGCAAGATGTCCCAGATAGAAAAATTTGAGCACACttaaatgcattaaatgcaTGCAATGCTGCATTTGAGCATTGTTTCAATGCAACATTTGGATGTGATCTTGCTTGTAAAAGTATGTAGATTTaaggcattttcattttgttagtTGTGCCTCATTCGTGTACCATTTCTCATACACAAATCATACTGAGGATGACTGGTCAAAGGTTTGGCCACAGACACATACAACAGGATTTCTGTACCAGCAATCCCTACAGTATTCATTTCCACAGTATCTGCACAGAACCAGAGGGTTTCTTGGACATGTTTTCCCACAGGCACATACTCCGAGCTGTTTGATTGTGTGGTGGTGACATTGGCATTGGTCTACATCTCTGCAGGAACTGGAGTGGAAGATCCGGCAGCTGCAACACAGGACTTGAGGGTCCAGCTGGGCAAGGTTACAGCAGTCATGGTAGGTGATTGGAGGACAGGAATTAAATATGGATTCAGTGGATTCACATAGAACCAAGGAGGGCATTCCGCCCCTGCAAGAGAGATTTTCTATTGCACTCATGTCACTCACCCTGAGACTTTCATTCTGTACTGATACTGTTGTAGATTCTTCCAATACTTCAGGTATATTTTTTACCTCATTGTGGTTCTTCCTAAAGCAATTCTGATGCAAGTCACAGGTGAAAGTGTGCAAATTGTTGCTTTCAGTACAACAGTTCGGATAAAAAGGTGATTGGAGACCGCAAAATTGGTTGTCTCCAGTCTCACTTTTGCAAAGCCCAATACCAGTTAAATGCAGATTGATCGATTGTGATTCTAAGTCGGCTTTGTCAAGTCCCACCTCTTCAAAGGGACGCCTCCCTTGTCCTGTGCTGGGTGATTGGTTTGTGTTACTCTCTGATTCAAGAGGTGCAGACAAGATCAAGGATGTCATTCCGTTGCAGTGTGTTCTGATGGCAGAGGGAGATCCACTTGGTTGAGTCAACCAGTTTGAAGAGCTGGGACTTTCGTTGTCTTTTACGAACACCTCTCTCTGGCCACCATTAACATGCTCATCTGTATACAGATCTATATCCAACTCTCCATCAAATGGTTTCATAGGTGGCTGCTTGATATTCAGTGTCTTCTTGGTGTTGTCCAAAGCAACCTGTTGACACATCGGGACAAAAATCTTTTTATCAAAacctgtcattttgttttgatcttGTTGAATCTGTGTTCAGTAAGTTCAGCCCTTCTCAAACATTAGGGAGTCAATCAAGGTTGAGCAGAGCCAAAGTAATGCACTGCAATTTTCTTTTGATATGGGGGAATGCATTCATGCATCAATCCATTTTTACTGCTTTATCCCTATTGGGGTCAAGGGGGGCTGGAGCCTATCACAGCCACTTTGGGCAAAAGGcagggtacacactggacaggtcgcaAGTCAAAGACAGGCAACCATCCATCAGCAATTATCTTATCCccaaatgcatgtctttggatggtgggaggaagccagagtgcccagagagaacacacacagacacagggagaacatacagaTTGGCTCCCTGGAGGATCCaggaccttcttgctgtgaggcaacagcgctaaccactgcaccacccCAGAAATGCATCCATTTAAGTTCTTGTCTTCAACTGAAATGTATAAAAGCTAACATTAAACGTCTCTTACAGCAGTGTTTTACAATCAACAGCCTGGAGGAATGTGTCTTCTCATTGTTCATTTCAAAGTACACTCAAAGATTTCTTTCTGAAAATTTTCAATTCCACTTAACTAGCTTTATATTGGAAATGGATGAATGTGTTCAAATATTAGCAATTATGAGACTTGCAGAACTGAGTAGAAATTTATCCAGTGCTGAATTATATATCGggatatttgttatttttacagcCTATTATATAAAACATAATCTATTCAATTATGTTAAATAACTTAATTGAAACTACCTGATGttcaatatttcagtctgtgAACAGACTAAAATATTGAAGACTGAGACACTGTCCTCTGtctaattataatttaatttcataaaaacattttatattccaacatcattattttttacatttttcctttacattcaGCCAGACTGAAATGATATGGAAAATACTTTCATTCAGAAAATCTGGGATCTTCCTTAAAATTCAAGTAAAATGAAAGGGTTTTCAAGATACAAAGCTGACCTCACAAGCAACAGATTCATTTTtcaattatgaaataaaaatacctGTAGgttgtttcctctctgtctctctctcaccaaATTCAACTCCCACTGGGCCTTGCCAACATGCTTCCCAAGAGCCTTTTGAAGGAGGGAACACTCACAACGAGCCAAATAGAAAGCACAAGACAAGCGGAGGAGTTCATTCAGAGAGAATTCCTGGAGAAAAAGTTTCTCATGTGGAAAAGAGCTGAGCTGGTATCCTAACAGGCCAAATAGTTTCTTAATCTGTGGCACTGACAACACTGGTTTGATGTAATGGGTGAACATGCCAGAGTACATCTGGAACACAAAggtgaagaaaagagaaacaaaaaaggcaaagattagaaaatatattaatcAAAATCTTTTTATCAGATGATTCTGTATTTAATtcatggcaaaaaaataaaagacgtTTATTCTTTGATAATAATTATGAATAGCTCAACTCCCTGAAATCACAAACTAATCCCAGATTTAATTGTTTTAtccattcatttgtttcatttagcCAACCTTGACAACTTTGTACTCTTCCCTCCAAGGACCATGGTACAGGTTGAGGGCAGCTTGCTCCAAGACCTCAAATGCTTTAGCCAGACCTTTTAGCCCTCCTCTGGCTGTGAATTGTCCACCACTGTCCACTGTTGATGCTGATGCAGCTGCTGTCTTGAGTGACTCTTCCATCACACACAATGGATTCAGACCCAGGCAGTGCAGCTCCTGAGCATCTCCATCCCTTAGTGCCCCCTCCACCTGATTCCACAGCTCCTCATCTCTGCATGCCAGACTGGACCCTTGTCCCAGAATTTGCTGCTTTAAACTTTGATCATAAGCTTTCTGTAAATCGCTGGCTCTCTGCTTCGAGTTGCTCATCATTGACctgagaagggaaaaaaaacaatcctgtgaaatgaaactgctcacataaaaaaataaataaaaaataaaataaaataaaataaaaaatttgatagtgatgttcatttagatttatatttagCCTAAAGTAATCTAATACAttgttttacagcttttttggTGCACACCAGCTTGACCTTTAGagtctttaaaaacaatgaacacaatGAGGACAACGTGCTTCAGCAGGAGAACAATACACTGACTTTAACCGAATGAACATAACATAAACATTACACATAATACATGTTAAATAAACCCAAAAAGGGGCTCAATCCTACTTAATATAAACGTTGTGATGCCCAAGGGTAAAGAGAACTTCCTTGTGACAGTGGGGGAAATACAATTCTGCCTGATAGGATTTAAtacattgctttattttttgtacGAGCAACTATTGTAGGGAGATTTTCTGgcacatacaaaaa contains:
- the spata2l gene encoding spermatogenesis associated 2-like, coding for MMSNSKQRASDLQKAYDQSLKQQILGQGSSLACRDEELWNQVEGALRDGDAQELHCLGLNPLCVMEESLKTAAASASTVDSGGQFTARGGLKGLAKAFEVLEQAALNLYHGPWREEYKVVKMYSGMFTHYIKPVLSVPQIKKLFGLLGYQLSSFPHEKLFLQEFSLNELLRLSCAFYLARCECSLLQKALGKHVGKAQWELNLVRERQRGNNLQVALDNTKKTLNIKQPPMKPFDGELDIDLYTDEHVNGGQREVFVKDNESPSSSNWLTQPSGSPSAIRTHCNGMTSLILSAPLESESNTNQSPSTGQGRRPFEEVGLDKADLESQSINLHLTGIGLCKSETGDNQFCGLQSPFYPNCCTESNNLHTFTCDLHQNCFRKNHNEVKNIPEVLEESTTVSVQNESLRVSDMSAIENLSCRGGMPSLVLCESTESIFNSCPPITYHDCCNLAQLDPQVLCCSCRIFHSSSCRDVDQCQCHHHTIKQLGVCACGKTCPRNPLVLCRYCGNEYCRDCWYRNPVVCVCGQTFDQSSSV